Below is a genomic region from Ciona intestinalis chromosome 14, KH, whole genome shotgun sequence.
AGGGAATCAATAGAGCTTGGAACCGTACAATCAAGCAGGGATAGAGAATCTGGAATCAATCTGTTGAGTGATTCAGGCAACAATAATGTCATCAAGGATGCAAGAGAAGAACGTGCAGGAGAAACGGTTAACCTTGAGCTTAatgataaagaaaaaattattaaacattttgcagataattagaagaaaaaaattagaaactgGAAACTGTCTGCtaacagaaaaaatacaagtaCAAGCATTAAAATttactagtgttttaaatatatagcaaAACTTACAAATGAATGTCGTAGAAAAGCATATCAGTGTTGGTTGTGTTTACTTTTGATGTAAATACTGATGTCGCAAGCCTTTCCCAGTTTCATGTGCTAGTGCTACCTGCGTTTAAATTGCACATTATTACCACAACCTGGGTTGACAAATTCGCAAGTgtattttatcacaaaaacaaaaaagtttcaatGAATTGggccaaaaaaaacaaaatttaataacctactttattattttagaaagTGACTtttactttactgttttactttttgactAGTCCAATTTTCTGTGAGTTTCTGTGAATACGATTTAACTTTGGAAAAACAACCAGCAATGTTTTGCACTTTTCGCTCCAGTAGTCTAGCAGTAAACCGCATGGCCACGCTTCGCGCCTTTTTATAGAAACTTCTATATTATTTTGGTGTAAATTATTTGGggagtaaaatacatttttttgctaaaacgattaattaaactttgtgGTGACTGCCGCTTTGCTTTTAATCTTTTGTAAGGTAttatactaaatatatacatgttaaaTTACACGTTAAACATGTTATTACACGTGTAGTATATTATTACACGCTATCTAGACGTTGATCCCTTGTCAACTACAGTTTAATTATTGTGGGCGTAAAGGTGCGGCGCAGGTGGTTCCTCAAGTCACCtgccgtatatatatatatatattcggCTCAGGGCCGTGCTGCCCTCACGTGTCCCGAGCTCTGTACCCGCACCTCGCTCACAGAGATCCGACTTCAGCAGAACAGTAACGACTCCATGACAAGTCCAGGATACAACTCAGTCTATTCGACATTACAACATTGACGTCACAGATAACAGTGAGAACAGCAAGCATTGCAGGGGGCAACTCCTACACTAACTCCGACTGCCTGCTCATGCAGTACAGGGCAGGGCTTATATTAAGGCGAGAATGCAAAATGCGAGAATAACATTAACACAAGAGGAAGGTTTAAACTTGGTTTGGTCCGTTCCAACATTATACAGCAAGGCTCAGTATTGTCACAGAGTAAAGTCTCTCGGCGTTGTCCTAACAATGCGGTTTTCTAATCAACGCGTTTGTGTGCAATTGTCATATGTGAGAGGGCAACGATTAAGTCCCGTCCGCGCTGCGCCAGCTGGCAACTTTACACGCCACGCAATCTTTATTCATATAGTGAAATTTAGATaattataaatgataaaaatctGTGCTCGAGGCAGACTAAATCGCTACAGTATTATCACCTCTATACattatttgtatttcattcgctttaaacataaatacatttatatccACATCTGACCTTATATACTTTGAAGCAACCACGTACTACCACGCTTCGAAATATTTCGTTAGTAAAACGCCTTTGCAGCGCATAtggtaaaaacaacaaatggaTAATTTATGGTATCTGTATAAGCCTAATCGGCAGGTGCTAAGCAGCCGccttttacaatatttttcacattATTGTTGTAACCAACATTAGCAATATTGGACTATACCCATAGATAGATTCATAACTAGTCACCCGTGAAAGTGTCAACACACAGATATGGGCGCGGGCATCCGATCAGATACAATTAAAGAACATTTTCACGCCTATAATATGATCAGTGTTATTGTAATACGTAGGAAATAGGAATTATATGTTTACCCATCACGCACCCGGTATATATCAGGATACTGATGCCTGGAATCCACCCTGTTGCGCAATGACAAGAAGGAACAGAGATGTCTAAACTACGAAAGAGATTAGCCCATATGTGCCTCATCTTGTAACACGAGTTAGCGCTACAGCGCTAAGTGGCAGACAGTATACCGGGTCGTCGTAAACCGATAAATTATTCCACAGctgaactatatatatagcctattggaccaaaaaatactttagttGGACACAAGACTGAATTTTTTAGATTAACAGGATTTCTGAGCcaacaatgtatattattttagataaaaaacagtttattgttctgtggggtaagatgggatacagttAGCCGCTAAATTGCCTGTTTTTaacgattaacaacgttctttcaGAGTCTtcaggatacggttatataattccaTAAGTGTTCTATATATACTACAAAATATGACGATTaatgagaataaaaacatatcccatattaccccaccctactatttattgtgttggtttaaaatgttgtgCAAACTGCCCAAATACGGTTTCGGTAAATTTGAATTATTATTGAACGTCAGCTTCCGATTGATTCTAGCTAAAACCCAGGTTAAGTTGTgcaaaatattcaataaacttTTGCATTCGATTATAATTTGATGTCTCCGATAAAGATCTTTAgtcgactatgacgtcataaccaaACCTTCGAGAGCGCCTTTTGTTTACGAAACTCGAATGCGAATAAAGACTGCCAGTCAAATCGAATCTGTCTCGGTTGCGTTTCGATCTTACAAATTTGTCAATTTACTCAGGTAATTCAGTCGTAAACGCGTTTTAAAGCCATACAGATGTAAACAGGTATATTCGCTTGCTCAAACGCGTCAGTAGAGTTATGATTTTGCTAGTTAATGTATGACAGACGCCTTTAATTGGTAATATGGACAGAGTAGTTCTACTCGAGTGGTTTTATTGTATTGTGTAATGTGTATTACGAAGTATAAAAGGCAGCATTGCGTGATGGCACAAATCGTTTTATATTGGCGGAAATAAGAACTTATATACGAGACTTTGACTTATGTATGAAGTACAAATGGGTTTCCGTCCTAACACGGTGCGTGCATTCACAACTAGTTACGGGTCGTTGGCTTTTAACTGCCTAAGGCTAAGTTTTGAGCTCGGTAGAAGACAGTCAACGTGTTAATGAGAATCTCATGGTGGTTGAGAAGACAAAACATGCAAACAGTAAAACACAAGATGACTAGACGGTTTAGTTAGAATGTGCTGGTGGCTTAGTAAGATGAACAGGCGCTTTAACGATACGCTTGGTTTGGCTGCTATAGCGAGTATGAGCGAGGTTAGATGATTACAAACCTGCGTGTGTAAATTGTAATTCCACCCCCTTTGCTATGTTTGTGGGAGTAAATCTTACTAAATGCCAAACAAGAGTCCCTTTTGTACATGTGTGAATCGGGTTATTTTGTCATTTAGATGAACTGTTAATATGCCAATACCACACACCGCAGTTTCCAATTGCAATGCCAGGCTTTATTACGTAGCGTTCTCTGCCACAGTGATACCAGCGTATGTTGTGTGGTATGGAAagtaacaagaaaataaaagcaaagaaCATGATCATACGCGTCAATgaagttaaatatttgttcaactcgcgttgtttaatttactcAGCCAGTGTTTAATTTAGGTTAAGTTATACATAACCGCATGAAGACAAATATATAGAATGCCAAACGCACATTATCAAACTTTTGATCTAATGCATAGGGTATGGGCGATGTTTTAACATAACGAAGACCAGGTTCACTAAAACAGCGAAGAGGagattagcagcaaaacgacataCGTTAAAGTAGTTTTTGAGGCCTTTAACAGTACGTTATTGTTTTCTGTTAGATTTTGGCGCTAATATTAATGCCACTTCTTGTATAAATACTACAGATACTATGATATGATACGGAAGATAAAACTGCTTGTGAGGCGAGCAGCTCGCTTCGGGCTGTTCGCATCTTTTGCTTTTGTAACTTGTACGATGTTGCTTGTTGCAACAGGTTACTCAAGGAACCCATTCATGGTTTCGAAAAACACAAGAGAGCTTGAGAAAGTCGAAGTAACTAGGGAAGCGGGATACCTGCGAAAACCGCTGAGTCCGGAGGTATCAGACGTGGAAGATGCAACTCCGGATGTTGCTCCTGTAAAAGAAGATGTTCTTGAGAGCGAAGATGAGTTCATGAAGAGAATTGAAAAAAGGATGCGAAAGAGAAGAGAGCATCTTCAACAAGCATGCGAGAGATTGGGTGAGGACGCATTTTGATGCCTATTTATAGTTGTGGGGTAATTAGTGATATTTGGCCCAAATCCAAGCTTTCCTGGCGTAGCCTATGCAGCACCGTAGTACCTCACCTATAGAGTAGGATGTGAATTTAGAATGTTAGGGTAATTGCCAACAACGGCCCAAACCTAGGCTCCTTGGTGTGTCCGGcagtaggacctcacccttttACATAAGAATATACAAAACTGGTATTCTACGTGggaaaagatatttttaagcGAAGGCGGAATGCATTTAATGTATTATAAAGAATAACATTAAATTCGTAGAGTCGTGTTTATTTCGTTCCCCGAAACTACGATTGGAGATTCGTTGAGAACCAATAGTTATTACGGATGAGCATCAGACACCTTTTAATTGAGGGTTGCGTTTGTTTAATTACCGCCTGGACACCtgtaatttaattataaacgtCGGTAGTTAAACTTGTAAAGACAAAACAAAAGGAAACTTTAATAAAGATTCGGTAAGGTacatgaacacaccatgtgtgtctggtgtataagaagacacccatgttataactcgacagtgagcatgaggtgtatgaacacaccatgtatgtctggcgTATAACAAAACACCAATGATATATAACTTCACGGAGAACATTACTGACAAACAACCTTTTAGGGCACCTCTTAAACCAGGGGTGGTAAGCTTGCCTCGTTAAAGACGCTTTCTCCAGTTTTAATGACTTGGCTGACTAAATATTAGACCAACCGACCCCTGGGTACCGTATTTATTAAGAAGGAAACCAACGTATAAACTTGACTTCGATTCCCGCTGGCATAAAACTAGCACCGTTGATCGAAGCCAGCGAGAGTTATAGTTGTTTATCTTCTGGGTGGGTTGCGATACCAGCCTTGAATGGCGTTATTGTTTGCGAAAGACATACACGGGATATTCTATATTCCCAATGTATACGGATACCCGGTTTTTAATGTCTTTTCAATACTACACTTAGTTTTTCGTCCATAGGGCGTAATTACTCCGGTACGCATTTTTATCTCCTTAATCACGAAGTTCACAatggttttaaattatatagtagggtgggggaagataggaaaccttttcattctgttttctcgtcacatttggtagtaaacaaggacatttaaagaattattaaactgtatgcTCATGACTCcgaaagaccgttgttaattgtttaaaacacatcacgatacttggatattatgtgttaaaagtgtcccatcttctcccactctactttACCGTAACGTGTGTTACATGTATGCAAACTCGTCCAACTAGTTTAACTTTAAGCCACAATGCGCGTCTAACGATGGTCTCTTCCAAGAACTCTATAATAAACCAATTAATATCTTATCTTATTGCGGGGTAAGGAATATCGTAATCACTTCAATTTCGCATTTCTGATCGtgcacaattaacaacggttatataattctgtaaatgtgccttttttactaccaaaaaaacgagaaaatagtttaaaaccatgtcccatattaccccaaaccTTCTACACTTTACAGGATTACAACCGAATAAGACAGACGGGCATATTCTGGATCATTTGCCTCGTCCGATGCCATGGTCATTTGTATCCAATAAGCATAAGCTTATGTATTGCGAAATACCTAAATCTGGCTGTACGAATTGGAAAAAAGTGCTCATGGTTTTGAATGGAGTCCTGAACAACACAGACAACATTAAAcaagtaatttatatttacacaCACGTTTCTATATTCATATAGTGTCTTGCTACACGCTGGGACATACCGCAAAAGCCCGCGACGGGCGTTCCAATCTACAATGTTTAACCGCAAGTCTCGCTTTACATCCAGCCGGCCTTGTATAAAATGCCTGTCTTCAGGCGGTAACTTGTACGTACTGGCAAGCCATATACATTTGGTCGAATggaaacaatcacctacaatgttgcatgtgtggtaactcgcagctcgtgttataacgactgtcgttggcccGCAGTGCaagtatttattcattcattccttcattcattcatttattaataataaagcCCGGGTGCCGGAGACTTATTGTGTAGGTTGGTTGCATGAACTTGCATCTGCTTTCTCGTCACTGAGCTGCCAACACATTCGATTAAATGGGTAAACATTGCACCTATCAACGTGATACCTAACAGACGTGCAATACTAAAACGTAATACAATATACTTGTATTCAAGTTGGGCATTTATGCttaagaatgaataaatagaaCCCTGCAAAGGAATACTAACAATCTCAAACAAAGTAATAACACACAATACATAAATACAGGGTGAAGCTCACACAAAAAGTCTACAAATGCTACGAATGATGCCAAATGCCGAACGCAAACGATTCTATGAAGCAGCTACTAAGTTATTAGTAGTTAGGCAACCATTTGAGCGTTTGGTGTCAGCATATGCAGATAAGGTGGCAGCTAAACCTCCAGCAAATGACTCGGTATTTTTCCAATTTTCATCTGAAGTAGCAAAGAAATATGGAAGAAGGCAAATAGATTCGGATACAACAAGTATGTAAATACCTCTAGTTCAATAGTGAAGATGTTATACAACACTAATTAGGAAAACCAAGGGCAGCACTCTTGGCTTACGATTAAATTAGATACCGCCTAAATTGACCGACTAAAACTTACCAACTTCTATAATAAGTAATGAACAGAAATTTATTTGGCTGAATAAAAAACGCGTCAACCAATAGTAACAGCAAGCGATTAACTTTATTCGGTAGCTGAGAATAGCCTACCATCCCATAAGTGTCCCATAACATTCTCTTAAACTAAATCTTCACCAACAGTCCTTTTCACTGGGTTTAAACCTGGATGTTACCACTACTGTAGGCATGTATGTCCTAGGGAAGGGCGCTTAATGATGAttacccagtggtcactaacgggttgcCCAAATAACCAGCCATGtagtaaaaaacaatcacttcTAAATTACATGGAAATTGATTACACAATATTCTGTAATAATGTATAACTTTACCACCCTATTACCTTGTTAACAATACCTGAGAAGTCTCAAATACATGAAACACAATATCTTGTACAGTATTAAACGATGGAACGAGATCAACTACAGTTTGTTCTTTAAACCAAGCACATTTAGAATGCTCAAGTCCTGGTGATGTTATTAACATTGTTAGTGCAAGTTATGGACGATGGGATAATGTGACGTAAGTATGaggattgttacgtcataagtcATAAATTTTACAGTAACTTACAACAAccgaatttataaaacagggAATTTGAACGAATTAGccattttaaaacagtgtttttactttataaaaacagcaatatgttggttttaataaaacacatatacGTCACTTACTTTATAACCAATGACattaaaattagttaaataCCATACAGATACAGGTAAGAAACACAACCAAATAAATGAAACCAAATCAAACATTTCAATAAATGAGCCTCAGGCTCAAATGCGTACAGACACAGTATACCTATAAGTCATTCAACAAATAAACTCATACCTATATTATGTTTGCCTAAGTTATcttaaagttatttatatcTGCAGGTGTGTGCCTGAAGGCGTACATGCACCATTACAGATGTGCAGAATCCCAGGAGTTAAAGAAATATCGTCTCAGATATGTAACGGCAAGAAATTGTGTCAAGTGGTAGCTTCAAAGGCTCAGTTCCTAAGATCTACATTATGTGATCAAACACCTAGCTATCTCACCATCAACTACCAATGTTTAAGTAAGTATGATGGATGTCTATACGGGCTATAAACAAGTGTGCAATTACCAGTAAACGGTTAGAGACTGGGGATGAGGTGTTATGAGTCGCACTTTGGAGACTTTAGGTGTAGGTCTATTGGCCAATCACTACAACACCCAGGGTTAAACATATGCCAATTATTTAgaaacatgttattttaataacagaaCAGACAGTAGTCTTTTACAAAGATTGATTAAAAAGCTTACTGTGTTCTATTGATCCTTTAGATACTTAACGCACTTTTCCCAAACCAAATGGCCACTCATGGACCATTCAAATTAACGGAGATGTCTACTTATTAGGATCTACTTTGCTTTGACATGAGTGGGCATATAAAAACCACTGTGGCATTCCTTGAAACCATCAgtcaataaaacacaattcaAATTATAAACGTTAGGGATACATTATAAATAGATTTGATAACAACAACATATGTAAATGAGACTCTACAACATATGTAAGTGACATTTCCAAGTACAATTGACATCAGTAAATGACATTAACTAATATATTAGAGACACATTATTTAAGCAACAACAATATTATCTTTACGgaaataagttttttataacaaagtaATAAAAGCATATCATGCT
It encodes:
- the LOC100186940 gene encoding uncharacterized protein LOC100186940, whose translation is MIRKIKLLVRRAARFGLFASFAFVTCTMLLVATGYSRNPFMVSKNTRELEKVEVTREAGYLRKPLSPEVSDVEDATPDVAPVKEDVLESEDEFMKRIEKRMRKRREHLQQACERLGLQPNKTDGHILDHLPRPMPWSFVSNKHKLMYCEIPKSGCTNWKKVLMVLNGVLNNTDNIKQGEAHTKSLQMLRMMPNAERKRFYEAATKLLVVRQPFERLVSAYADKVAAKPPANDSVFFQFSSEVAKKYGRRQIDSDTTILNDGTRSTTVCSLNQAHLECSSPGDVINIVSASYGRWDNVTCVPEGVHAPLQMCRIPGVKEISSQICNGKKLCQVVASKAQFLRSTLCDQTPSYLTINYQCLNLNNAEVVTVCQPEIRTIQCQPNYSINILSALYGRIQDTSTCAKGRAIYNLQCSSDTATASVSSACNNQNSCQIQATAKWVQSDGCPATSKYLRVWYVCKPDKITRRRRAAEAPRKKHLKLIKPEDPLKKDTTDVTTGAAALEPPDIYKQPVYIYRHLPLHATFDEFVAYLIDPANKDVTSDNIYHGKETLKSTSVRHWQSFLTLCHPCHIKYDVIAHMDTIAEDSRYILKRIGAPEDLEYPKGYHSTGASGTSIHSMSQHFSQLSLNAIQQLYKLYKPDFDLFGFPEPNEVKLVNEFLKNR